The proteins below are encoded in one region of Vibrio sp. ED004:
- a CDS encoding gamma-glutamylcyclotransferase yields MQHLVFVYGTLRQGQSNHHYLQNGELLGRFDTPESFALFDLGAYPAMISGKKSVAGEVYIINDEILESLDRLEDVPVEYRREQIETIFGLAWVYLYQLDLTANKEILSGNWCKRSNPL; encoded by the coding sequence ATGCAGCATCTTGTGTTCGTCTATGGCACCTTGAGACAAGGTCAATCCAATCACCACTATTTGCAGAATGGTGAGTTGTTGGGACGCTTCGATACACCTGAGTCGTTTGCCCTTTTTGATTTAGGTGCTTATCCGGCGATGATTTCTGGAAAGAAAAGTGTCGCTGGCGAGGTCTATATCATTAACGACGAAATTTTGGAGTCGCTCGATCGGCTAGAAGATGTACCTGTTGAGTATCGTCGCGAGCAAATAGAGACTATATTTGGATTAGCATGGGTATATTTGTATCAGCTTGATCTAACAGCTAATAAAGAAATACTTTCGGGTAACTGGTGTAAGCGGAGCAACCCGCTATAG
- a CDS encoding DUF2799 domain-containing protein has product MKYLLLVLSVMLFGCAQTPPPTSMNTTDWQSFGEEMALKGKTKQTEASLAEAASSPSIDADLYAAYGQGYEVGKTQYCSQNPRALGRRGETYLGICDDVDKWFRFNYERGAESKFDIR; this is encoded by the coding sequence ATGAAATATCTATTATTGGTGCTATCAGTAATGTTATTTGGTTGTGCGCAAACTCCGCCACCAACGTCAATGAACACAACCGATTGGCAGAGCTTTGGCGAAGAAATGGCGCTAAAAGGAAAAACCAAACAGACTGAAGCAAGTTTGGCTGAAGCCGCGTCTTCACCATCAATTGATGCAGACTTATATGCCGCTTATGGCCAAGGTTATGAAGTGGGTAAAACTCAATATTGTTCTCAAAACCCGAGAGCGCTAGGTCGCCGTGGTGAGACTTACCTTGGGATTTGTGACGATGTCGATAAATGGTTCCGCTTCAACTATGAAAGAGGCGCAGAATCGAAGTTTGATATTCGATAA
- the pmbA gene encoding metalloprotease PmbA — MDVKQQVAQQRVELEAAVAKALDMASVSADAAEVAITKSTGLSVSTRMCEVENVEFNSDGALGITVYRGQKKGSASTSDLSEKAIAQTVAAALDIAQYTSEDPFAGPAAKEYMVKEIPDLDLFHPDEPNPDYAAEIAIAAEKQALAYSDKIKQSDGASYDSHYGVKVYGNSHGLLASYASSRHSTSCCVIGQGANGEMERDYSYTVARHRDELWTPERVGQEAAEKTISRLDAKKLPTGQYPIMFANDVATGLIGHLVMAISGGNLYRKSSFLLDHLGQKILPDWFNISERPHILRGLASSPFDSEGVFTQDREIITDGVLTTYLLTSYAARKMDMTPTGHAGGIHNWFVKSTGQNFAQMLKELGTGFLVTEVMGQGVNTVTGDYSRGAAGFWVENGEIQYPVSEVTIAGNLKDMFNQIVAVGNDVETRSQIQTGSILLESMKVAGE, encoded by the coding sequence ATGGATGTAAAACAGCAAGTCGCCCAGCAAAGAGTTGAGCTAGAAGCCGCAGTAGCAAAAGCGTTGGACATGGCCTCTGTGAGTGCCGACGCCGCTGAAGTTGCTATTACTAAGTCAACGGGTTTAAGTGTTTCAACACGCATGTGTGAAGTGGAAAACGTTGAATTTAATAGTGATGGTGCACTTGGTATTACTGTTTATCGCGGCCAGAAAAAAGGCAGCGCATCTACATCTGATCTGAGTGAGAAGGCGATTGCTCAAACGGTAGCAGCCGCACTTGATATCGCTCAATATACATCTGAAGACCCGTTTGCAGGTCCTGCAGCAAAAGAATACATGGTAAAAGAAATTCCAGACTTGGATCTTTTCCACCCTGATGAACCCAATCCTGACTATGCCGCTGAGATTGCGATTGCGGCTGAGAAGCAAGCGTTAGCTTACAGCGACAAGATCAAACAGAGTGATGGCGCAAGCTACGACAGCCACTATGGCGTTAAGGTTTACGGTAACAGTCATGGCTTACTAGCAAGCTACGCTTCAAGCCGCCACAGCACGAGCTGCTGCGTGATTGGACAAGGCGCTAATGGTGAAATGGAACGTGACTACAGCTACACCGTTGCACGTCACCGTGATGAGCTGTGGACGCCTGAGCGTGTAGGTCAGGAAGCTGCAGAAAAGACGATTAGCCGTTTGGATGCGAAAAAGCTACCAACAGGCCAATACCCAATCATGTTCGCAAATGATGTTGCGACAGGTCTTATCGGTCACCTAGTGATGGCGATCAGTGGTGGTAATCTTTACCGCAAGTCGTCGTTCTTATTAGATCATTTAGGTCAGAAAATCCTACCTGATTGGTTCAATATCTCTGAGCGTCCTCATATCCTACGTGGTTTGGCTTCAAGCCCATTTGATAGCGAAGGTGTGTTCACTCAAGATCGTGAAATCATCACTGACGGTGTGTTAACAACTTACCTACTAACGAGCTATGCCGCACGTAAGATGGATATGACGCCAACCGGTCATGCTGGTGGTATTCATAACTGGTTCGTTAAATCGACCGGTCAAAACTTCGCGCAGATGCTAAAAGAGTTGGGCACTGGCTTCCTAGTCACTGAAGTGATGGGGCAAGGCGTAAACACAGTAACGGGTGATTACTCTCGTGGCGCTGCAGGCTTCTGGGTTGAGAACGGAGAGATCCAATACCCAGTATCAGAAGTGACGATTGCGGGTAACCTAAAAGATATGTTTAATCAGATCGTTGCAGTCGGTAACGATGTTGAAACGCGCTCTCAAATTCAAACAGGTTCTATCTTGCTTGAGTCGATGAAAGTCGCGGGCGAGTAA
- the yjgA gene encoding ribosome biogenesis factor YjgA encodes MARKNQKAPWEPEEEIIWVSKTEMKTDMEALQKLGEELVSLKPSVLDKFPLSEDLAQAIKDAQRFKNEAKRRQLQYIGKVMRNVDPEPIQAALDKVRNKHSQATAELHKLEQLRDRVVAEGDAAISEVMDMYPEADRQRLRQLARQANKEKSANKPAKASREIFQILKELKLED; translated from the coding sequence ATGGCTCGCAAAAACCAAAAAGCCCCATGGGAACCAGAAGAAGAAATCATCTGGGTAAGTAAGACAGAAATGAAAACCGACATGGAAGCGCTACAAAAACTGGGGGAAGAACTTGTTTCCCTAAAGCCTTCTGTATTAGACAAGTTTCCTCTGTCTGAAGATTTGGCACAAGCGATTAAAGATGCACAACGCTTTAAAAATGAAGCGAAGCGCCGTCAACTTCAATACATTGGCAAAGTAATGCGCAATGTTGATCCTGAGCCAATTCAAGCGGCTTTGGATAAAGTACGTAACAAGCACTCGCAAGCAACCGCTGAACTGCACAAGCTTGAGCAACTGCGTGATCGTGTTGTTGCTGAAGGCGATGCTGCCATTTCAGAGGTCATGGACATGTACCCTGAAGCAGACCGTCAGCGTCTTCGTCAGCTAGCTCGCCAAGCTAACAAAGAGAAATCAGCGAACAAGCCAGCAAAGGCTTCTCGTGAAATCTTCCAAATCTTAAAAGAGCTAAAGCTAGAAGACTAA
- the thiQ gene encoding thiamine ABC transporter ATP-binding protein, with amino-acid sequence MLVMKDVDYHYHQELFSFDFQAEQGDIVALMGPSGAGKSTLLALVAGFIEPTSGEISVAGQSLIGKEAHQRPLAMLFQEHNLFAHLTVRENIGLGLHPGLKLTATQKLDVEQAAAQVGVAEYLDRLPEQLSGGQRQRVALARCFVQPHDIWLLDEPFSALDPLLREEMLSLVKRLAAERNITVLMVTHHLGDARSIANKFVFVALGKVLVEDSIAMLTADHPQPELSSFVKAGE; translated from the coding sequence ATGTTAGTGATGAAAGATGTGGATTACCACTATCACCAAGAGTTGTTTAGTTTTGATTTCCAAGCAGAGCAGGGTGATATTGTTGCTCTAATGGGGCCGAGTGGTGCGGGTAAATCAACGCTACTTGCATTGGTTGCTGGGTTTATTGAGCCGACATCGGGAGAGATCTCGGTGGCAGGACAATCATTGATTGGCAAAGAAGCGCACCAACGCCCGCTGGCGATGTTGTTCCAAGAACACAATCTATTTGCTCACCTCACGGTGCGTGAAAATATTGGATTAGGTTTGCATCCGGGGTTAAAGCTTACCGCAACCCAAAAGCTCGATGTTGAGCAAGCGGCTGCGCAGGTGGGTGTAGCGGAGTACTTAGATAGGCTGCCTGAACAACTATCTGGTGGGCAACGTCAGCGTGTCGCACTGGCGCGTTGTTTTGTTCAACCACACGATATTTGGTTACTTGATGAACCTTTCTCTGCGCTTGACCCTTTGCTACGCGAAGAGATGCTGAGTTTGGTAAAACGATTAGCAGCAGAGCGCAACATTACCGTCTTGATGGTGACTCACCATTTGGGAGATGCGCGCAGCATTGCGAATAAATTTGTGTTTGTGGCATTAGGTAAGGTGTTGGTTGAAGACTCGATCGCCATGCTTACCGCTGACCACCCGCAACCTGAACTCAGTTCGTTTGTGAAAGCAGGTGAGTGA
- the thiP gene encoding thiamine/thiamine pyrophosphate ABC transporter permease ThiP, with protein MIKKTPKVGIWVAILITAFVVSAVGALLSNAPSLDISQVWSDPYYWHVTKFSFYQATLSTVLSVGFAIPIAHALCRRQFFGRALLLRLFASTLVLPVLVGVFGLLAIYGNSGWLAKFLANFDIELPFSIYGLNGILLAHVFFNLPYASRLLLQALDTVPAEQHKLCAHLGMSHWNKFKWVEWPRLRQQLPHVCGLVFMLCFTSFATVMALGGGPKSTTIELAIYQAIKFDFDLQAGALLAIWQMLLCGVLAVSIQRLSKPISVTASQLSEEKYLVKDSWWSKAWDSFWIIIVSILVLPPLAMVILSGINSQALTVLSSEPFWAALMTSVRVASLASIIAVGIGIAILLTSRAWRLQNKNFRADKIELIGTIILVTPGLVISTGLFLLLRSFTDVFSLAFFIVIAVNSLMALPYVIKTLAQPMLHLSQQYQYVCASLGMTGFTRFRLVEWRALRKPMAQAFSISFMLAMGDLSAIALFGSQDFRTLPLYLFQLLGSYQMEAAAVVSVSLLLLSVGSFSLIEFLFTRSSKLKS; from the coding sequence ATGATAAAGAAAACACCTAAGGTCGGGATCTGGGTTGCGATACTCATTACCGCCTTCGTGGTTTCAGCAGTTGGGGCATTGCTTAGCAATGCCCCTTCTCTTGATATCAGCCAAGTATGGTCAGATCCTTACTATTGGCATGTAACGAAATTCAGCTTTTATCAGGCGACACTCTCAACAGTGCTGAGTGTTGGCTTTGCTATACCTATTGCACACGCTCTGTGCCGCAGACAGTTTTTTGGACGAGCCTTGTTATTAAGATTGTTCGCGTCGACCTTGGTTCTGCCTGTGTTAGTCGGCGTGTTTGGTTTGCTAGCGATTTACGGCAACAGTGGTTGGTTAGCTAAGTTCTTGGCGAACTTCGACATTGAGCTACCATTCTCGATTTATGGCTTGAATGGTATTTTGTTGGCGCACGTTTTCTTTAATCTGCCTTATGCCAGCCGTTTACTTTTGCAAGCGTTAGATACTGTGCCTGCCGAGCAGCATAAACTCTGTGCTCACTTAGGCATGAGTCATTGGAATAAATTTAAATGGGTTGAATGGCCGAGGCTAAGACAGCAATTACCGCATGTGTGTGGCTTGGTCTTCATGTTGTGCTTCACCAGCTTTGCTACCGTGATGGCGTTGGGTGGTGGTCCAAAATCAACTACCATTGAGCTAGCCATCTATCAAGCAATCAAATTCGACTTTGATCTGCAGGCTGGCGCGTTACTCGCGATATGGCAAATGCTACTGTGTGGCGTATTAGCGGTGAGTATTCAGCGTTTGTCTAAGCCTATATCTGTGACGGCTAGCCAGCTGTCGGAAGAGAAGTATTTGGTTAAGGACAGCTGGTGGTCAAAAGCTTGGGATAGCTTTTGGATCATCATAGTCTCAATACTGGTATTGCCGCCATTAGCCATGGTTATTCTAAGTGGTATTAACTCTCAGGCGCTCACTGTACTGAGCAGTGAGCCGTTTTGGGCAGCATTAATGACCTCGGTTCGAGTTGCTTCCCTTGCAAGTATTATCGCCGTTGGTATTGGTATCGCGATCCTTCTAACCAGTCGCGCATGGCGTTTGCAGAACAAGAACTTTAGAGCGGACAAGATTGAGCTGATTGGCACTATTATTTTGGTGACGCCGGGCTTGGTGATAAGTACAGGTCTGTTCTTATTACTGCGTTCGTTTACCGATGTGTTTAGCTTGGCTTTCTTTATCGTGATTGCCGTAAACAGTTTGATGGCGCTGCCTTACGTGATTAAAACCTTGGCTCAGCCTATGCTGCATCTTTCTCAGCAGTATCAGTATGTGTGTGCAAGCTTAGGAATGACAGGATTCACTCGCTTTAGGCTGGTGGAGTGGCGTGCATTACGTAAACCTATGGCGCAGGCTTTCTCAATCAGTTTTATGTTGGCGATGGGCGACTTAAGTGCAATTGCCTTATTTGGTAGCCAAGACTTTAGAACTCTGCCTTTGTATCTATTCCAATTGTTAGGCAGCTATCAAATGGAAGCGGCGGCAGTGGTGTCAGTGAGTTTGCTGTTACTGAGTGTGGGCAGCTTTAGTTTGATTGAATTTTTGTTTACTCGAAGCTCAAAGCTAAAGAGTTAA
- the thiB gene encoding thiamine ABC transporter substrate binding subunit → MKFTLTTLAVTTAISFSAFAADNTLSVYTYDSFAADWGPRPAVEKAFEEKCGCDVNFVALEDGVSILNRLRLEGGNSKADIVLGLDNNLMAEAKATGLLAEHKVDTSSVTLPNGWDDNTFVPYDFGYFAFVYNTDKLTNPPKSLKELVEQRDDLKVIYQDPRTSTPGQGMMLWMKSVYGDEATAAWKKLAQKTVTVTKGWSEAYSMFLEGESDLVLSYTTSPAYHIIAESDSKYAAASFEEGHYTQVEVAAKVKGSKNEKLADEFMAFILSDEFQSAMPTGNWMYPVTDVELPKGFEQLTVPQTALSFSSEEIAEKRKPWIREWQSALTF, encoded by the coding sequence TGTATACACCTATGACTCTTTTGCTGCGGATTGGGGCCCTCGTCCTGCCGTTGAAAAAGCATTTGAAGAGAAGTGTGGTTGTGATGTGAATTTTGTCGCGCTTGAAGATGGCGTGTCTATTCTTAACCGCTTGCGTCTTGAGGGCGGTAACAGCAAGGCTGACATCGTATTAGGTCTAGATAACAACCTAATGGCTGAAGCGAAAGCGACGGGTTTATTGGCTGAGCACAAGGTTGATACTTCATCAGTAACACTGCCTAATGGTTGGGATGACAATACCTTTGTACCTTATGACTTTGGTTACTTTGCCTTTGTATATAACACCGATAAACTAACAAACCCGCCTAAGAGTTTGAAAGAGCTGGTTGAGCAGCGTGATGATCTGAAGGTTATCTACCAAGATCCACGTACTTCAACACCTGGACAAGGCATGATGTTATGGATGAAATCGGTTTATGGTGATGAAGCAACGGCAGCTTGGAAGAAGCTAGCTCAGAAAACCGTTACGGTAACCAAAGGTTGGTCTGAAGCTTACTCTATGTTTCTAGAAGGTGAGTCTGACTTGGTTCTGTCTTACACAACTTCTCCGGCTTATCACATCATTGCAGAGAGTGATTCTAAGTACGCAGCAGCGAGCTTCGAAGAAGGACATTACACTCAGGTGGAAGTGGCTGCTAAGGTTAAAGGCAGTAAGAACGAAAAGCTCGCTGATGAGTTTATGGCGTTTATCCTAAGTGATGAGTTCCAATCGGCGATGCCGACAGGTAACTGGATGTACCCAGTAACAGATGTTGAGTTACCAAAAGGCTTTGAGCAGTTAACAGTACCGCAGACAGCGTTGAGCTTTAGCTCTGAAGAGATCGCCGAGAAGCGTAAGCCTTGGATTCGTGAATGGCAGAGTGCACTTACTTTTTAA